The sequence TTTCGGCTATGCTAGCGTCATTGGTCACGACCATCCCGCCTTCTCCGGTTGTGACTATCTTATTGGCATAAAACGAAAATGCCGCCACATCGCCGATGCTTCCACATCTTTTCCCCTTATATTCAGCTCCATGCACCTCTGCGGCATCTTCTATAATAACCAACCCGTGTTTTTTCGCAAGCCCCGTAAGGGGATCCATGTCCACCGGATGGCCGTAAATATGCACCGGCATTATAGCCTTTGTCTTAGCCGTTATTTTGGCCTCTGTCTGCATAACATCCATACACCATGTATCAGGCTCTATATCAACCAGCACAGGTTTAGCCCCAAGCCTGATTGCTGCGATAGCACAAGATATAATGGTAAAGGACGGCATTATGACCTCGTCGCCCTCGCCAACGCCCGCGCCGTAAAGCGCGGCCTCGAGCGCGGCCGTGCCGTTACACACGGCAACGCCATGCTTTACGCCTACAAACGAAGCAAACATTTCCTCGAACTTCTTCACGAACGGCCCTTCCGAGGATATCCACCCCGTACGTATGCACTCCTCTAGATATTTAACTTCATTGCCGTCAAGAAGCGGCTCGTTTACCGGTATCATGCTCATTCCTTACCCTTAAACCGCGTTTTATCGTGCTCGCCGACATACGGCCCCTGCTTAACCTCTATCATCTCAGTCGGCTCAAGCATTGTAAAACCGTGGCCACCGGATGCAAGAAGTATGACATCTCCCGTTTCGAGCACTCTTTCACAAAGAAAAGTCCTGTCCTGCTCGTAAAAATCCACCCTGACCTTGCCGCTCTTTATAAAGAGGACCTCTTGCGTGTACTTCACTTCACGCGAGACCTCATTATGCACATGCGGCTCTATATGATAGCCTGCCGGCCGGTTCATGTACGCAAGCTGCTGGGAGAAATCGTCTGGCGTAAAGAACTCTATGCCGTCTTTACGGAAATCCGCGCGAAGTATCAACGCAACAAACCCGTCTTTCCCGGATATCTTATCTATCACTGTTCACTACCGCCTTTTTCTCAAAAACAGCTATCCAGTTCAAATAAATTTTCGAATCTACCAAACCCGCATTCCTCACACGGTATATCTTAACATCGAACGCCTTGGTATTCTTAACAAGCCTGTCAACGAATGCGGCAACATTATAAAACCGCGCAAATCCTATTCCGTAAAAATTATTCCGGTATATCAATTCAGCCCCGGCATCTATTTCCGGCAAAGGCTCCCTGAATGTCCTCACATCGCGCAAAATATGATACCGCTCGCTCATATAAAGCGGCAAAACAACAAGCTTGCCTCCTGGCTTAAGCATCCTTTCTGCCCTGCGCACAACATCCGTATCATGGCTGCCTTCGAACATCTCCAACGCGCAGTGCATTGTGGCGAGCTCAAAATAATTGTCCGGCACATCGATACTACCGGCATTCCCGCCGACTTCCGTCAGCCACCCGTGCCGCCTCATACCTTCAGAAAACTCCAAATCATTGCACCAAACATCACAGCCAAACTCTTCATGCACTATCGCCGGGAACGGCGAGCCGGCATTCGCTATATCCATAACGCGGCTCGTTTTATATAATTTCATAAAATCCGTGGAAATGTAATGTTCGAGGCTTTTTTCAACAAAACCATCCCCATATATGCCCCTGTACGAGGCATAATTGCTTTCGTGCCGCGTTATAAACCTCGCAAAGGCATCGACATCAACGCTATAGTCCACCGGAGGCAAACCAAACTTGACAAACTGCTCATGCACAGATTCAATATCGCTGGCAAGATCCCCGTCTATGGCTTGCTTTCCGGATTCCATAAAAATTTTGTAATTTTTCCTGGCGGCGACATAGTTACGGGCCTTTTTCAGAAAAAACACCAGGGCCCTTTTAAACTTTCCCCACAAACCGTTCTTATCAGCACGCGTGGTCACGATATCATCCGCTCTCCAGAATCAAGAAACCCTTTTCGAAAACACCCTGTCACCGCAAACCTGACACAAATCATACGCATCACAAGCCCTTTTACAACCTTATTCAAACCCGAGCCTTTCCAGAACCATCATCGCTTCTTCCCTGGCCCTGCCGATAGCATAATTATCATTCACCAACTTGTAACACTCTGCGCCTATGGCTGCGGCCTTAGCTTTATCAGTCAATAGTTCGATTGTAGCTGCCGCAAACTCCTCGGGCGTATCGGCAATCAGGATATCCTTGCCGTGCGTAACATTTAACCCTTCCGCCCCGAGCGTCGTTGAAACCACCGGCACCTTACAGGCCCCGGCCTCCAGAATCTTAAACCTTGTTCCGGATTCGAATTTCAGCGGCACAAGCGCGATATCGACGTTACACAAGTACGGCAGCACCGATTCTACACGTCCGGCAATCGTTATTCTTTCATCTTTAACATCAGCCAACGTCTCGCAAGAACCGTTGCCAAGAATATAAAAACGCACTTGCGGGATATCTTTCCAAACCAGCGGCATAACTTTTTCTATAGTCCAACGCGCGGCCTCTTCCATCGGACTGTTTTTCCCAAAACTGCCCGCCAAGTATACAGACGGCCTTTGTATACCGGGATTTTCATGACGTCCCGTATAATTAGCCATGTCTATGACATTCGAAAAAAGCATTACTTTATCTTTTCGCTCGGTAAGACCCTGATAATACTCTTTATCCACATCAGAGACCGCAGTTGTAATATCGGCCAGGTTGGTCCACTCCGCTTCTTCCTTCTCCTTCGCCCTGCCTGCAGTCTCGGTTTTTTCTCTCACGTCCTTATCCACATGATACGCCAGGCCCCTTAAAAGAAATCTGGACCACACGCTATCCGTATCCACAACGACCCTGTACGCCGAATTTTCCTTTATATACTTCATCAAAGGATACGATATGTTCCCAAACCCAAGCCAGATAACATCGGCCTGCACGGAATCGGCCGTACGCAGCAAATCGTCAAAATCCATCTTGCTTTCGTAATGCTGCAAAATATTTTTTCCCAATGCCTTGCGCCCAACAATATTTATCCCTCCAACAACTGTTCTGTGCAATTTGTGCCTCTTGCATGACGGAGCCATAAAAAACTTTTTACATAATTTTTCATAATATTCCACAGCCCTGTCCCCGCCCATGTTTTCAGGCGTGACCCTTGAATAAAGATACAGCTCCGAAATGGCATTAAGCGCCTTTACGGAGTTCTCTATCCTCAGATACGGCCCTCCGGTTGCTGGATACCTCAACTCCTGGGTCGTAAAAAGTATTGCCGGGTTTTTTTTATTCATTATACGCCTGCCCTTATCGCGACCATACACCGTATACTTCGGATCATTTAATACGCAAACAGCAAATAGGGGCGCGGCGGCTCAAAATAAGCGTACATGCCCCTGAACTCAATATGATAATCGCTTCTGAAAGAGCGTATTATGCGCGCGCACTCCCTGGCGTTCATATAATCGTGGTATATCGCGACGGCAAGTTTCGGCTTTAGCGATTCGATGGTATTTCGCGCTCCACGCAAGGCTTCCATTTCGTATCCTTCGATATCTATCTTTACTATACCCGGGCCTTCGACACCGTATTCCCTGACAAGATTATCTATCGTTGTAAGTTCCACCTTCTGCCAGGCATCTTTCGGCGAAGCCTCGGCGACATATGAACTGCAGTTGCTAACGGCATCTTGATTTATATAACAATGGCCCATACGGCTGCCAAGCGCTTTGGCGACCACTTTATACTTGGATTCCCTTGCCGCTTTCCCGAGGGTCAATCCCAGGGCCTCTTCCATGGCGGGAAACGGTTCAACAGCTATAAGCATCCCCGCAAAGTTCTTTCTTAAGGCAAAAAGAGAGTAGAATCCTTCGAACGCGCCGGCATCCATGACCCAGCAAGCAGCAGTCAAATCAAACTGCGGATGGTCGTAAGACGAGGGGTTTTCCCTCCAATCATCAAAGACCTCGTGGTATAGCCAGGGCAGGTCTCCGGTAGGAATGTTTTTCGGCCAATAAAATTCGATATCGCCAACTCCCAGCAAAAAATGGTTGTCGTCAGCGCCTACGACATTGACCGGCGGCAGCAGTGCCGCACGCTCCGAAACATAGAGGGCGACATCCTCTCCTGTAAAATCATAGCGCTCGGGCCTGAAATCCTTATACCGGCGCAGGGCCAGTTCGGCTTCCCATCTGCCACGACAACGTCTATACAGCCTCTGGAGGCCGTTTTTAATCTGCATACTTTTCCCAATCAAGGACATAATCAACGCTGCGCTTGTTTTCGGCCCATCTGGCAAAGCTTTCTATTTCTGGAGGGTACTCCTCGGCGCCAAGCCGTATCGGCCCCTCCGGCATGCAACAGAGCGAACCGAAAAGCCGAACCTCCTTGAAACCGCGCCGTATTACCGGTTTAAGCATGCTCAACCTGATCGGTTTCAAGGCAAAAATGGCGTAATAATAATACAGCGCCAACCTGATCTTTTCTTCAGTCATCGGCGGGATGTTATGCAGGTTCCTCAAAAGGTCTCTATACTCCTGTCTGCTTTGCGGATCGATTGTAAACCCCAGGCCCGCGTACCGTCCGCTTGCCGCGGTTATGACATTATTGCCAAAACACGGCAGCTCCATGCCAATACTGCCCCTGACGGTAATGCCGAAGTCGGAATGTCTGATCCACGAAAGCGGGTTAACGGGCGTGGAGGGATAAATCAGCTTCACGTGATCCGGCAGATCGCCAAACGCCTCCATCACTATCCGTGCCTCCTCATATTCGGCTTTGTCGCGGTATTCCCCGCGCCAGGCATTCGACGGGTGCAGCTTAAGCAGCCAGTTCACGTGCTTGTTCTCGATAGCCACGCCAACGGTATCTACCAGCCACTCCGCATAATTCGTATAAAGCTCCTTCTCGAAGAAATACAGTGTGTCGTAGAGAATGTGGCTAAATATCGTCGCAATGCGTTTTTGCGGCGAAAGACCGTACTTTTCCACCAGATGTTGCCTGCTTGCAAGTTCCGTATTCCGAAAATTGCGCTTTGACAAGTGCCATTTATCGGAATATCTCTCGGCAAAATTAGTTTCGACAAACTCCCTGACCGCTTCTATTTTTATGTCTTTATCGTTTACGATTCTCTCGAACGTTTCGCTCGTGACGGTATTGTGATGCATGCCGTCGTTTGCCTTATTTCTTCTCTGTATAAGAACTCTGTCGTCGATGACCGACAAATTCGTCTTTAGCACGTCCACGCCCTTATTGAGCATATAATAATAAAAAATGCCATGCTCGTCATGAAAGGCTTCGGAGGTTATGTACACATCGGGTATTTCCAGAAAATCTTGCGCATGATGGGCAAATTTCAGGTTTTGGCAAAGCAGCCTCCTTATGCCTTCTTTCTCAGCAGCGGAAGCGTAGTCGATATTTCCGCGCAGTTGATACCGTGAATACCCCGATAACGTTATCTTACCTACCGGAAGCCCTTTATAAGTGAATTCCAGCAACTCCTTCATGTCGCAAGAACCGAGAAGTTCATCCACCTTCTGCAACAATTCTGGCGGCAAATCCTTCTTGTCAAAAAAATCGTCGATAAACCAAAAATTCCTGCAGCCAAACAGCCTGTAATATTTATTTTGGATAACCGATGTTTTCCTCGTCAACACTATAGGACGGTAACCGTTCCTCAAAAGCGGTTGAATCAGAACGGACCACCTTGTTGCCCATATAATCTCGTGATCGTTTCCGTCGATCATTACCGTTTTTTGCGGCTCTTGGCAGGCCCCGGCATCCGCAGTACTCGTGCCGCGCACCAGTTTCGAAAACTCACGAAACTGTATCTCGTCGAATATCCGCTGCCTGCCTCTCCCAAATAGATGCAAAAGATGCGCTACGGCCATTGCTCCCTTACCTTTTCCCTTGGTCGTCATAAAAGCCGCACAC is a genomic window of Deltaproteobacteria bacterium containing:
- a CDS encoding DegT/DnrJ/EryC1/StrS family aminotransferase, with protein sequence MSMIPVNEPLLDGNEVKYLEECIRTGWISSEGPFVKKFEEMFASFVGVKHGVAVCNGTAALEAALYGAGVGEGDEVIMPSFTIISCAIAAIRLGAKPVLVDIEPDTWCMDVMQTEAKITAKTKAIMPVHIYGHPVDMDPLTGLAKKHGLVIIEDAAEVHGAEYKGKRCGSIGDVAAFSFYANKIVTTGEGGMVVTNDASIAEKARSYRNLCFRPEKRFYHTELGYNFRMTNLQAAVGVAQTERIEEFIAIKRRLGAYYRERLAAIPGVRFQVEKPWAKSVYWMYAVELDESTRLLAEDVMGKLKKENIGTRPFFMGLHEQPVFHGMGLFEGERYPVTERAYRQGFYLPSGLTLTDEKVDIVCDRLMRACGKEVK
- a CDS encoding class I SAM-dependent methyltransferase — protein: MESGKQAIDGDLASDIESVHEQFVKFGLPPVDYSVDVDAFARFITRHESNYASYRGIYGDGFVEKSLEHYISTDFMKLYKTSRVMDIANAGSPFPAIVHEEFGCDVWCNDLEFSEGMRRHGWLTEVGGNAGSIDVPDNYFELATMHCALEMFEGSHDTDVVRRAERMLKPGGKLVVLPLYMSERYHILRDVRTFREPLPEIDAGAELIYRNNFYGIGFARFYNVAAFVDRLVKNTKAFDVKIYRVRNAGLVDSKIYLNWIAVFEKKAVVNSDR
- a CDS encoding glycosyltransferase family 4 protein, whose translation is MNKKNPAILFTTQELRYPATGGPYLRIENSVKALNAISELYLYSRVTPENMGGDRAVEYYEKLCKKFFMAPSCKRHKLHRTVVGGINIVGRKALGKNILQHYESKMDFDDLLRTADSVQADVIWLGFGNISYPLMKYIKENSAYRVVVDTDSVWSRFLLRGLAYHVDKDVREKTETAGRAKEKEEAEWTNLADITTAVSDVDKEYYQGLTERKDKVMLFSNVIDMANYTGRHENPGIQRPSVYLAGSFGKNSPMEEAARWTIEKVMPLVWKDIPQVRFYILGNGSCETLADVKDERITIAGRVESVLPYLCNVDIALVPLKFESGTRFKILEAGACKVPVVSTTLGAEGLNVTHGKDILIADTPEEFAAATIELLTDKAKAAAIGAECYKLVNDNYAIGRAREEAMMVLERLGFE
- a CDS encoding FkbM family methyltransferase, which gives rise to MQIKNGLQRLYRRCRGRWEAELALRRYKDFRPERYDFTGEDVALYVSERAALLPPVNVVGADDNHFLLGVGDIEFYWPKNIPTGDLPWLYHEVFDDWRENPSSYDHPQFDLTAACWVMDAGAFEGFYSLFALRKNFAGMLIAVEPFPAMEEALGLTLGKAARESKYKVVAKALGSRMGHCYINQDAVSNCSSYVAEASPKDAWQKVELTTIDNLVREYGVEGPGIVKIDIEGYEMEALRGARNTIESLKPKLAVAIYHDYMNARECARIIRSFRSDYHIEFRGMYAYFEPPRPYLLFAY